The DNA region TCGTATTCTAGGCTTTTCACCACGCCGATGACGAGCGGCGACAGGATGGGATAGGCTATGACCGGGAGCATGAGGTCCTTGCTCGTCTCTCCCAAAACCATCCCTGAGAACGTGGTCCCGATCGCCGAAAATCCGATCGCTCCCAGGACGAAGGGAACCCAGGCGGCCCGGAGGTAGAGCAAGGGATCCGGGACGTTGAACAAGGCGACCACCACGATGAACATCAGCAGCTCCAGTACGATCATGAAGACGATGTTGAACAGGAGCTTGCTCAAGTAGAGGGGCAGGAACACCCCCTTCACCAGGCGAATCCCGTCCAGGGCCTTGCCCCGCATGTCCGCCTCGAACGTGCGGCTCATGCGCAGCATCCCGCCGAAGAGGGATCCCAGCCAGATGAAGGGGCACGCGTAAGGCACGGGGGACCGCCCCTCCAGATCGATGCCGAACTGAAAAATGATGACGACGAGGAGGGTGAAAAAAACGATCGAAATGAACGCCGCGGCGCGCCGGCCGAGCAGGAGCGCGTCCTTCCCGAACAGGAGCGCGAATTGCCGGCGGAACGGGGCGCTCATTGTCTCAGCTTTCCGCCTTCCAGATACAGGACGCGATCGAAGAGCTCCGAACCCCTTTCGATGAGATGATTGGAGATGAGGACGTGGGCCCCCTCCCCCCTCAGACGGGCGATGACCTTCACCAGATGGTCGTAGGAGATCTGATCCAAGGCCCCGAAGGGCTCGTCCAGGAAGTAGAAAGTGGCCGGCATCAGGAAGGTCCGGGCGAGCGCCGTCCTCATTTTCTGACCGAGGGACAGTTGACGGACCGGGGTGTCGAGCAACGACTCCAGGAGAAAATCCTGCTCCGCCCTTTCGAGTCTCGCCCCGTCCGCCTGATAGAGCCTTTGATAGAAGGAAAGGTTTTCCCGCACGGTCAGGTCGTCGTAGAGATAACAATCGGGCGTGAAGAGGCTGAAATCGGCCTTGGGATCGCGAAGCCGGATCGTCCCCGAGCGGGGCCTCAGAAGTCCGCACAGGACCTTCATCAACGTCGTCTTCCCGGACCCGTTCGCGCCCCTCAAGACCGCGATCTCCCCCCGGTGGAGGGTCAAATCGAGATCGTTGAGGATGCGCCGGTAGCCGTAACTCTGGGAGAGGCCGCGGGCCTCGAGAAGGACCTCGCCTTCCGGAAGGGAGTCGGCCACTCAGTCCCTCCGCTCCGGTTGGACCAGGTGATAGAGCCCGGCCAAGGCGACGATGCCGGAG from bacterium includes:
- a CDS encoding ABC transporter ATP-binding protein; protein product: MADSLPEGEVLLEARGLSQSYGYRRILNDLDLTLHRGEIAVLRGANGSGKTTLMKVLCGLLRPRSGTIRLRDPKADFSLFTPDCYLYDDLTVRENLSFYQRLYQADGARLERAEQDFLLESLLDTPVRQLSLGQKMRTALARTFLMPATFYFLDEPFGALDQISYDHLVKVIARLRGEGAHVLISNHLIERGSELFDRVLYLEGGKLRQ
- a CDS encoding heme exporter protein CcmB, whose product is MSAPFRRQFALLFGKDALLLGRRAAAFISIVFFTLLVVIIFQFGIDLEGRSPVPYACPFIWLGSLFGGMLRMSRTFEADMRGKALDGIRLVKGVFLPLYLSKLLFNIVFMIVLELLMFIVVVALFNVPDPLLYLRAAWVPFVLGAIGFSAIGTTFSGMVLGETSKDLMLPVIAYPILSPLVIGVVKSLEYDPSGMKVFLNLSWIYLLLAFDLIYVVLSLTVFDVLLESH